A genome region from Pleurocapsa minor HA4230-MV1 includes the following:
- the gcvH gene encoding glycine cleavage system protein GcvH, with product MEIEYPEDLKYLDSHEYVRFDGEVATIGVSAFALDQLGDVVFLELPEVGDAVEVGETIGTIESVKAVEDLYPPVSGTVVERNEVAIDAPETLAQDPYGEGWLIKVKVDDPDAELEDALSAAEYRAQVEGVEE from the coding sequence ATGGAGATAGAATATCCAGAAGACTTAAAATATCTAGATAGTCACGAATATGTTCGTTTTGATGGCGAAGTTGCCACCATTGGAGTTAGTGCTTTTGCTCTCGATCAGTTAGGAGATGTCGTTTTTCTAGAGCTTCCTGAAGTTGGTGATGCAGTGGAAGTTGGCGAAACTATCGGCACTATCGAATCTGTTAAGGCAGTTGAAGATTTATATCCTCCCGTTTCAGGGACAGTTGTAGAGCGCAACGAAGTCGCCATTGATGCTCCAGAAACCCTTGCCCAAGATCCCTATGGCGAAGGTTGGTTAATCAAGGTCAAAGTTGACGATCCTGACGCTGAACTGGAAGATGCCCTTTCTGCTGCTGAATATCGCGCTCAGGTAGAAGGAGTGGAAGAATAA
- a CDS encoding ATP-binding protein, translating into MVRSSLQLNSEWIPKVEESLAIKQLTQRSLAERLEVSRSSVSKFINCKPVALNTFIRLCQELNLDWNSASQPEREWNDQIESFKFKREDFKANPGGQIAPDEIVGREELIERLWSHLQQQSLIFSGERRIGKSSILKKMTAEAKADMLPIYRDLEGIRTPIEFVEAVWQDTETYLRDVGTARRVREYLSQLTGSYFDGYQFPEVAAEHWKILLTKTIEDLVTLQDKQIVLIWDEMPHMLGNFSDETAMEILDSLRSLRQTYPDVRMVFSGSIGLHHIIKNLQKAGYSNDPTNDMYPIEGQPLSLEEATQLTINLLQGEDIPVVDLQQTAENIALAADCIPFYIHHLINQFKAVESEIDSEVIARTVNECLRSSLNLWKMDHYRERIDNYYSEEQKPYALEILDILSINPATSFSRLWQYLKSEPETKDKEMARTVLRLLLKDYYLVQEDNLSGSMYTFRYQLVQKYWQISRGL; encoded by the coding sequence ATGGTACGTAGCTCCTTACAGTTAAACAGCGAATGGATACCGAAAGTCGAAGAATCTCTAGCAATCAAGCAATTAACTCAACGTTCTCTTGCCGAACGTCTAGAAGTATCCCGTTCTTCAGTTTCTAAATTTATCAACTGTAAGCCTGTAGCTCTAAATACCTTCATTCGCCTGTGTCAAGAATTAAATCTCGACTGGAATAGCGCTTCTCAACCAGAAAGAGAATGGAACGATCAAATTGAGAGCTTTAAGTTTAAACGAGAAGATTTTAAAGCCAATCCAGGGGGACAAATTGCTCCAGATGAAATTGTCGGCAGAGAAGAGTTAATTGAGCGTCTTTGGTCACATCTGCAACAGCAAAGTCTAATTTTTAGCGGTGAGCGCAGAATTGGGAAAAGCAGCATCCTCAAGAAAATGACGGCTGAAGCCAAAGCCGATATGCTGCCAATCTATCGAGACTTAGAAGGAATTAGAACACCGATTGAATTTGTCGAAGCAGTTTGGCAAGATACCGAGACATATTTGAGGGATGTTGGTACAGCCAGAAGAGTCCGAGAATATCTGAGTCAACTAACAGGAAGTTACTTTGACGGCTATCAATTTCCTGAAGTAGCAGCCGAACATTGGAAAATTCTCTTGACTAAAACTATTGAAGATTTAGTTACTCTCCAAGACAAACAAATTGTCTTAATTTGGGATGAGATGCCGCATATGTTGGGCAACTTTAGCGACGAAACAGCTATGGAAATTTTAGATAGTTTGCGATCGCTCCGTCAAACTTATCCCGATGTGCGGATGGTATTTTCTGGCTCAATTGGGTTGCACCATATTATTAAAAACCTTCAGAAAGCAGGTTATAGCAACGATCCGACTAACGATATGTATCCGATTGAGGGACAACCATTATCCCTGGAGGAAGCGACTCAACTGACTATTAATCTGTTGCAAGGGGAAGACATACCTGTAGTTGATTTACAGCAAACTGCTGAGAATATAGCCTTGGCTGCCGACTGTATTCCTTTTTACATCCATCACTTAATCAATCAATTTAAAGCTGTAGAGAGCGAAATTGACTCAGAAGTTATTGCCAGAACGGTCAATGAATGTCTGCGTAGCTCATTAAATCTCTGGAAAATGGATCACTATCGTGAGCGGATCGACAACTACTACAGTGAAGAGCAAAAACCTTACGCCTTAGAAATTTTAGATATCCTATCGATCAATCCTGCCACTTCTTTTTCGCGACTTTGGCAATATCTCAAAAGTGAACCCGAAACCAAAGATAAGGAAATGGCGCGCACAGTTTTACGCCTGTTGCTCAAAGACTATTATCTCGTGCAAGAAGATAATCTTTCAGGCAGTATGTATACTTTCCGCTATCAGTTGGTGCAAAAATACTGGCAAATATCGAGAGGATTATAA
- the gcvP gene encoding aminomethyl-transferring glycine dehydrogenase gives MVNLNLAAESQIATGSVNSSAQSAVNQSTAIFAQRHIGVNEQQINQMLQILGVDSLDALIEQTVPAAIRLNKPLQLPVAQSESAALARLKAIAKQNQVYRSFIGRGYSNCITPAVILRNVLENPGWYTSYTPYQAEIAQGRLEALLNYQTMIVDLTGLEIANSSLLDEGTAAAEAMSLSYGACKTKANAFFIDAGCHPQTIEVVKTRALPLGIQVIIDNYTNFDFSTPIFGALLQYPATDGTINDYGSFIEQVHEAGALATVAADILSLTLLTPPGEFGADIAVGSTQRFGVPLGYGGPHAAYFATKEKYQRQVPGRIVGVSQDVHGKPALRLALQTREQHIRREKATSNICTAQVLLAVIASMYGVYHGAAGIKAIATRIHLLTATLATGLRQLGYEVTNQSFFDTIRVNTGENSAADLVQIAASNHINLRWLDTNAIGISLDETTTEQDLVDLWRIFAGSQDLPFDCELIDAQSVTIKPEQLRTSSYLTDEVFNRYHSETELLRYLHQLETKDLSLTTSMIPLGSCTMKLNATAEMIPVTWAEFGNIHPFAPLEQTQGYQKLFNELETWLGEITGFAGISLQPNAGSQGEYAGLQVIRQYHLSRGEGHRNVCLIPESAHGTNPASAVMCGMKVVAVKCDRDGNIDLKDLQAKAEKHKDKLSALMVTYPSTHGVFEAEIKSICAIVHQYDGQVYMDGANMNAQVGLCRPGDFGADVCHLNLHKTFCIPHGGGGPGVGPIGVMPHLVPFLPATPSTPKDAQPIGAISAAPWGSASILVISWMYIAMMGEAGLTQATKVAILNANYMAKRLEPCYSVLFKGESGFVAHECIIDLRPLKKMARVEVDDVAKRLMDFGFHAPTVSWPVIGTVMIEPTESESKEQLDRYCDAMLAIYQEAQAIADGSIDPEDNPLKNAPHTAESIICGDWSHPYSREQAAYPAPWTKEHKFWTTVGRINNAYGDRNLICSCTGMAAYK, from the coding sequence ATGGTTAACTTAAATTTGGCAGCAGAATCTCAAATTGCTACAGGTTCAGTAAATTCGAGCGCTCAAAGTGCTGTAAACCAATCTACTGCTATTTTTGCTCAACGGCATATTGGTGTAAATGAGCAGCAAATTAACCAGATGCTGCAAATATTGGGGGTTGATAGTTTAGACGCGCTGATTGAACAAACTGTCCCCGCAGCAATTCGCCTTAATAAACCATTACAGTTGCCAGTTGCCCAAAGTGAGTCTGCTGCTTTAGCTAGGTTAAAAGCGATCGCCAAGCAAAATCAAGTATACCGTTCTTTTATTGGCAGGGGTTACTCTAACTGCATTACTCCTGCGGTAATTTTACGTAACGTTTTAGAAAATCCTGGCTGGTACACTTCCTACACTCCCTACCAGGCGGAAATTGCCCAAGGAAGACTAGAAGCACTACTCAATTATCAGACGATGATTGTGGACTTGACTGGTTTAGAAATTGCCAACTCTTCTTTGCTGGATGAAGGGACAGCCGCCGCTGAAGCCATGAGCCTGAGTTATGGAGCGTGCAAAACTAAAGCTAATGCTTTCTTTATTGATGCAGGTTGCCATCCTCAAACTATCGAGGTCGTTAAAACTCGCGCCTTACCTCTAGGTATTCAGGTGATAATTGATAATTACACTAATTTTGACTTTTCTACGCCGATTTTTGGTGCTTTACTTCAGTATCCTGCTACAGATGGCACAATCAATGACTATGGTTCTTTTATCGAACAGGTTCATGAAGCTGGCGCATTAGCCACCGTAGCAGCAGATATTCTCAGTCTGACACTATTGACTCCTCCTGGAGAATTTGGCGCAGATATCGCTGTCGGCAGCACTCAAAGATTTGGTGTTCCCTTGGGTTATGGAGGGCCGCATGCAGCCTATTTTGCGACTAAAGAAAAATATCAGCGTCAAGTACCTGGTCGTATTGTCGGGGTTTCTCAAGACGTACACGGCAAGCCTGCATTACGTTTAGCACTACAGACCAGAGAGCAACATATCCGCCGAGAAAAAGCTACCAGTAACATCTGTACCGCTCAAGTTTTATTAGCAGTAATCGCCTCAATGTATGGAGTGTATCACGGTGCTGCGGGAATTAAGGCGATCGCCACCAGAATTCATCTACTCACGGCTACTTTAGCTACAGGTTTAAGGCAATTAGGTTATGAAGTTACCAACCAGTCTTTCTTTGATACCATTAGGGTCAATACAGGGGAAAACAGCGCAGCAGATCTGGTGCAAATTGCAGCGAGTAATCACATCAATTTACGCTGGCTTGATACCAATGCGATCGGTATTTCCCTAGATGAAACCACTACCGAGCAAGACTTGGTCGATCTTTGGCGGATCTTTGCTGGCAGTCAGGATTTACCTTTTGATTGTGAATTAATCGATGCTCAGTCCGTAACAATTAAACCAGAACAGCTACGCACCAGCTCGTATTTAACCGACGAGGTATTTAACCGCTATCATTCGGAAACAGAACTACTACGCTATTTACATCAGCTAGAAACCAAGGACTTATCTCTAACTACCTCGATGATTCCTTTGGGTTCATGTACGATGAAGCTTAACGCCACAGCAGAAATGATTCCCGTAACTTGGGCGGAATTTGGCAATATTCATCCCTTTGCGCCTTTAGAGCAAACTCAGGGTTATCAAAAGCTCTTTAATGAGCTGGAAACATGGCTGGGAGAAATTACAGGTTTTGCTGGGATCTCCTTACAGCCCAATGCTGGCTCACAAGGAGAGTATGCAGGACTACAGGTCATCCGCCAATATCATCTTTCCAGAGGAGAAGGACACCGCAATGTCTGTCTGATTCCCGAATCCGCTCACGGGACAAACCCTGCCAGTGCCGTAATGTGTGGGATGAAAGTTGTAGCAGTAAAATGCGATCGCGATGGCAATATCGACCTGAAAGACCTCCAGGCTAAAGCCGAGAAACACAAAGACAAGTTATCAGCCTTGATGGTGACTTATCCTTCAACTCATGGAGTATTTGAAGCAGAAATCAAAAGCATCTGTGCGATCGTGCATCAATATGACGGACAGGTTTACATGGACGGGGCAAACATGAATGCTCAAGTTGGCTTATGTCGTCCTGGAGACTTTGGTGCAGATGTCTGTCATTTAAATCTACATAAAACCTTCTGTATTCCCCACGGTGGCGGTGGGCCAGGAGTAGGCCCGATTGGTGTAATGCCTCATTTAGTACCCTTTTTACCTGCTACCCCTAGCACACCAAAAGATGCTCAACCAATTGGCGCTATTTCCGCTGCACCCTGGGGAAGTGCCAGTATTCTGGTGATCTCCTGGATGTATATTGCCATGATGGGAGAGGCTGGTTTAACTCAAGCGACTAAAGTTGCCATTCTCAACGCTAATTATATGGCAAAACGTCTTGAACCCTGTTACTCGGTACTGTTTAAAGGAGAATCAGGTTTTGTCGCTCACGAATGTATTATCGATTTGCGTCCCTTGAAAAAAATGGCGCGGGTAGAAGTAGACGACGTAGCCAAAAGACTAATGGACTTTGGTTTCCATGCGCCTACAGTATCTTGGCCCGTAATTGGTACGGTCATGATTGAACCTACCGAAAGCGAATCCAAAGAGCAACTAGACCGCTATTGTGATGCCATGCTAGCGATCTATCAAGAAGCACAAGCGATCGCCGATGGTTCGATTGACCCCGAAGATAATCCGCTCAAAAATGCCCCTCATACAGCAGAATCAATTATCTGTGGCGACTGGTCGCATCCCTATAGCCGTGAGCAGGCAGCTTATCCAGCACCCTGGACTAAAGAACACAAATTCTGGACTACTGTAGGTAGAATCAATAATGCCTATGGCGATCGCAACTTGATCTGTTCTTGTACAGGAATGGCGGCTTATAAATAG